From the Takifugu flavidus isolate HTHZ2018 chromosome 12, ASM371156v2, whole genome shotgun sequence genome, one window contains:
- the LOC130535012 gene encoding P2Y purinoceptor 2-like isoform X2, whose protein sequence is MATPDHNLTTINPLYCKFQEDFKYILLPVSYALVFVFGLALNGTALYVIVFRTRTWKPSTIYMFNLTMCDTLYILTLPFLIYYYADENDWPFSEPLCKIIRFLFYANLYGSILFLCCISLHRFIGICYPVRSLYWLSTRRAKFISAAVWGVVLVCQGPVLYFSRIRDKNSSRTCYDTTSPELFDDFLVYSSVISVLMFALPFMVVLVCNGLMVRKLLEFSWRSEGRAEGERCTLSACRSKQKYLRQISPQQITCNTLEAINVAYKVTRPLASANSCLDPILYFLAGQDIRSNLTKKSRTTTHKAGSMGLCMTTQL, encoded by the exons ATGGCCACCCCTGACCACAACTTGACCACCATTAATCCACTCTACTGTAAATTCCAAGAGGACTTTAAATACATTCTTCTCCCAGTCAGTTATGCCCTGGTCTTTGTCTTCGGTTTGGCCCTGAACGGGACGGCCTTGTATGTGATCGTCTTCCGCACAAGGACCTGGAAGCCATCCACTATCTACATGTTCAACCTGACCATGTGTGACACCCTCTACATCCTCACACTACCCTTCCTCATCTATTACTACGCGGATGAGAACGACTGGCCCTTCTCTGAACCTCTCTGCAAGATCATTCGTTTTCTGTTTTATGCCAACTTATACG GTTCCATTCTCTTCCTGTGCTGCATCAGTCTGCATCGCTTCATCGGCATCTGCTACCCGGTCCGGTCCCTCTACTGGCTCAGTACTCGGAGGGCCAAGTTCATCTCCGCAGCAGTGTGGGGGGTTGTGTTAGTGTGTCAGGGCCCGGTCCTCTACTTCTCACGCATCAG GGACAAGAACTCTTCCAGGACCTGCTACGACACCACCAGCCCGGAGCTTTTCGATGACTTTCTGGTATACAGCTCGGTCATATCCGTCCTCATGTTTGCTCTGCCCTTCATGGTTGTCCTGGTGTGTAACGGGCTCATGGTGCGGAAGCTTCTGGAGTTTAGCTGGAGGTCCGAAGGGCGAGCCGAGGGGGAGAGATGCACCTTGTCAGCCTGCCGTTCCAAACAGAA ATACTTACGACAAATCAGTCCGCAGCAG ATCACTTGCAATACGCTAGAGGCCATCAATGTAGCCTATAAGGTGACTCGACCGCTAGCCAGTGCCAACAGCTGTCTGGACCCCATCCTGTACTTCCTGGCTGGGCAGGACATCCGCAGCAACCTCACCAAAAAGTCCAGGACAACTACTCACAAAGCAGGAAGTATGGGTCTGTGCATGACCACACAACTGTGA
- the LOC130535012 gene encoding P2Y purinoceptor 2-like isoform X1 — MATPDHNLTTINPLYCKFQEDFKYILLPVSYALVFVFGLALNGTALYVIVFRTRTWKPSTIYMFNLTMCDTLYILTLPFLIYYYADENDWPFSEPLCKIIRFLFYANLYGSILFLCCISLHRFIGICYPVRSLYWLSTRRAKFISAAVWGVVLVCQGPVLYFSRIRDKNSSRTCYDTTSPELFDDFLVYSSVISVLMFALPFMVVLVCNGLMVRKLLEFSWRSEGRAEGERCTLSACRSKQKSVKMIIIVLATFMLCFLPFHLTRSLYYSFRYLRQISPQQITCNTLEAINVAYKVTRPLASANSCLDPILYFLAGQDIRSNLTKKSRTTTHKAGSMGLCMTTQL, encoded by the exons ATGGCCACCCCTGACCACAACTTGACCACCATTAATCCACTCTACTGTAAATTCCAAGAGGACTTTAAATACATTCTTCTCCCAGTCAGTTATGCCCTGGTCTTTGTCTTCGGTTTGGCCCTGAACGGGACGGCCTTGTATGTGATCGTCTTCCGCACAAGGACCTGGAAGCCATCCACTATCTACATGTTCAACCTGACCATGTGTGACACCCTCTACATCCTCACACTACCCTTCCTCATCTATTACTACGCGGATGAGAACGACTGGCCCTTCTCTGAACCTCTCTGCAAGATCATTCGTTTTCTGTTTTATGCCAACTTATACG GTTCCATTCTCTTCCTGTGCTGCATCAGTCTGCATCGCTTCATCGGCATCTGCTACCCGGTCCGGTCCCTCTACTGGCTCAGTACTCGGAGGGCCAAGTTCATCTCCGCAGCAGTGTGGGGGGTTGTGTTAGTGTGTCAGGGCCCGGTCCTCTACTTCTCACGCATCAG GGACAAGAACTCTTCCAGGACCTGCTACGACACCACCAGCCCGGAGCTTTTCGATGACTTTCTGGTATACAGCTCGGTCATATCCGTCCTCATGTTTGCTCTGCCCTTCATGGTTGTCCTGGTGTGTAACGGGCTCATGGTGCGGAAGCTTCTGGAGTTTAGCTGGAGGTCCGAAGGGCGAGCCGAGGGGGAGAGATGCACCTTGTCAGCCTGCCGTTCCAAACAGAAGTCAGTGAAGATGATAATCATTGTCCTGGCAACGTTCATGCTCTGCTTCCTCCCTTTCCACCTCACCCGGAGTCTCTACTACTCTTTCAGATACTTACGACAAATCAGTCCGCAGCAG ATCACTTGCAATACGCTAGAGGCCATCAATGTAGCCTATAAGGTGACTCGACCGCTAGCCAGTGCCAACAGCTGTCTGGACCCCATCCTGTACTTCCTGGCTGGGCAGGACATCCGCAGCAACCTCACCAAAAAGTCCAGGACAACTACTCACAAAGCAGGAAGTATGGGTCTGTGCATGACCACACAACTGTGA
- the relt gene encoding tumor necrosis factor receptor superfamily member 19L, whose amino-acid sequence MMKNHLCCAALVVLTVNVLGSGGTAALQCRWEDGCVCLQCPAGQEPSKACWQIESPLEKVQCQSCPAGSFSNTFDADLCRPHTSCRSLGRTVEIPGISSGDSICGNCLPGFHSAAMTETSTPSPCKRTSLKRQIRTVGKGPSGGAGAPVNGTVVRTAEEKTAEYAVFALVPVFCIMGLLGILICNILKKKGYRCSADKEGGDEETATPHKEGNCQHIPEDLNEDTISILVRLITEKKENAAALEELLMEYESRQMGTNKGSSIKFPVLSPLVPFCTLPRMCPHQSHLHTISGVSGLAPKHGYCCTRCAQRKWPPVLIPPLDSLKDPLKPQPPLFLPSLDASAEGQKRAVLEGAFVDTHYTSATVPNTERVKEEGTGVKEKKEGEVKVLSVGRFQVAQIPEHKPTIVEPNKTSSQEKRNSLFLGKTFCSTLTGIRR is encoded by the exons atgatgaagaaccACCTTTGCTGTGCAGCTCTTGTCGTCCTCACAGTAAAC GTGCTGGGCTCTGGTGGGACTGCAGCGCTGCAGTGTCGGTGGGAggatggttgtgtgtgtttgcagtgccCTGCTGGACAGGAACCTTCCAAG GCATGTTGGCAAATCGAAAGTCCACTAGAGAAGGTGCAGTGTCAGTCCTGCCCAGCAGGAAGCTTTTCCAACACATTTGATGCCGATCTTTGCCGTCCACACACTTCATGCAGGAGCCTCGGACGTACTGTGGAGATACCTGGCATATCCTCTGGCGATAGCATCTGTGGGAACTGTCTCCCTGG GTTTCATTCTGCTGCTATGACAGAAACTTCCACTCCAAGTCCCTGCAAAAGAA CATCTCTGAAGAGGCAAATTCGCACTGTGGGTAAAGGTCCGTCCGGGGGTGCAGGAGCACCGGTGAACGGTACAGTCGTACGCACCGCCGAGGAAAAGACTGCAGAGTACGCAGTGTTTGCTTTGGTGCCCGTGTTCTGCATAATGGGCCTGCTGGGCATCCTCATCTGCAACATCCTGAAGAAAAAGGGATACCGTTGCTCTGCTGACAAGGAAGGAGGGGACGAGGAAACTGCCACACCGCATAAAGAAG GTAACTGTCAACACATTCCTGAGGACCTGAATGAAGACACCATCAGTATTCTGGTTCGTCTCATCACTGAGAAAAAAG aaaatgctgctgctcttgaAGAACTGTTGATGGAATATGAAAGCAGACAGATGGGCACGAACAAAGGCTCATCAATCAA GTTCCCAGTGCTGTCTCCCCTGGTTCCATTCTGCACACTTCCCAGGATGTGCCCCCACCAGTCACACCTACACACCATCTCTGGTGTCTCTGGCCTGGCCCCCAAACATGGCTACTGCTGCACTCGTTGTGCCCAGAGAAAGTGGCCCCCTGTGCTCATACCTCCCTTGGACTCCCTGAAAGACCCCCTGAAGCCCCAACCGCCCCTCTTCTTGCCCTCCTTGGATGCCTCAGCTGAGGGTCAGAAGAGAGCCGTGCTGGAGGGGGCCTTTGTTGACACCCACTACACAAGTGCTACCGTGCCAAATACTGAACGGGTGAAAGAGGAAGGGACCGgtgtgaaggagaagaaggagggggaggtgaaAGTGTTGTCTGTTGGCAG GTTCCAAGTAGCTCAGATCCCTGAGCACAAACCCACCATTGTGGAACCCAACAAGACATCGTCCCAGGAGAAGCGAAACTCCCTGTTTCTTGGCAAAACCTTCTGCTCCACGCTGACTGGCATCAGGAG GTGA